CGGGCACAGGCCACGCAGGGAGACGCCGAAGCCGCCACCGCCACAGCTCTGAAGATTGCTCCGGACGCTACAGCGCTCAACGCCTACGCTGTAATCGAACTCCGCCGCACCGCCTACGACCTGAACTCTGTGGGCGCTCCCGGCTCTCAAGCAATCAGAGACTTTCTGACTGACTCGAAGCCATAGTTAGTGTCCCTGCTGTCCCCGCTGTCCCTCATCCCCTTCAGGGGTGCGACGATCCTCACAGCCGAAGGGACAGCATGGGGGACAGTAATGTCGGTACGAACCGTGGGCTGTGCCCCCCAGTGTTTCAGCGTCCCTACGGCTACCGAAGGTCTATACCGAGGCCACGGGCGAAGCCGCGATCGAGAAGCTGCTGACCATCGTCCCGATCTCGCCCGGGCTGGCTCCTCACCTAGCAGCCCGCCTCTGGATCATCATTAGCGCGCCCATGCGCTGTCGACTCGTGAGTTGCGTCGACGCGGTAAGCGGCGGTTCTGTAAGCCTGCCGGCATCCCCTCATGGTTGACGCGGACATCGACGTTTCTCTTTTCTGGAACGATAGCGGTATTCTTACACCGACCAGATGGACTAGGTTGCATATCGTTACGTCACAAAAGGGGCGAATCGGTATGATTCCGGCATATCATCATGATGACTGCTCGCATCGATTGTGGCAATGGATAAAATACGGGAATGCTTCGACGAGTTCATTGACAGAATATCTCTAGGTGAAGCTGAGCGAAGATCGGCCCTCGCGAGAGCCGATATTCTAATGGAATATGTCTCTCGCTGTAGCGGGATATCGAAGTGCATTATGACGGGCTCAATGGCTCGCACAACTGCTATAAAACGATACTCCGATGTTGATGTGATTGTCATTCTCGATCTCCCGTCGGCACAGCGGCCCACGGTAGACTATGCTCTAGACTTGCTAATTCGGCTGTTAAGAACTGCGGGTTACGAGGCGAAGATTTCGGGTGCCGCCGTATCGGTTTCCTTCGTCAATGGTTATGGCATTGACTTCATGCCCGCCTTTGATCGTAAGGGTGCAGATGGAGGTCTATGCGACTTCGACATTCCAAGGAATGATCGGAAAGGATGGCTGCGGTATAGCCCAGATGATCAGACTCGACGCACCTCTTCGGCTGTAAAAATTTGCGGTCCCGACTTCAAAAAGCTGGTTCGTGCAGTCAAGTGGTGGGCGCGCATACACGGACATCAAGTTGCGTCATACGAGCTCGAACTTATTGCTTGCGAGACGTTTGTGAAAGAGCTCCCCGAACTGCCGCAGGCTATAGCCAGGTTCTTTCAAAGCGCAACGTTGCGCCTTGGGGCGCAAGTGAGCATTAAGGCTCCTGGCCTCAAGGATGCAAGTAGCGTGGCAAGGCGAGCTTGTGAACTGCAGGAGATCGGAGACATAGTGGGATCCGCATCTCTATGGAGGAGGATTTTTGGTGAGCAGTTCCCCATTGTCGTCTGCCGAGATCATCTCCATAGCTAATGCAGAGCTGACAAAGGCATCTAAGGGTTATAGTTTAAGTCGTCATCTGCAACTGGCTACTTTTGTGCTGGGTGTAGGATCCATCCTGATACCCAACACCTATACATATATACCAGCCTTGCTAGCTTTGATCACCCAGATGTCTTCCTGGATCTATCGCCATAAAGCTGGTCAACTCCATGGGGTGGGCGACGAGGGAAGAATGCGTGGCCTTCTCCTCGACGCATTGGGTCCAACTTCAGAGAAACTTGATCTGAGTAACTGGCTCAGTCGAGTGAGCGAGAAGAGCCGTGAGAAGGCTAAGTCGTCTGTGGATCCAGATTATTTCGCCAGTGGCACAAAAGTGGGAGCGCAACGACTCTGTGAGCATATGCAGGAGAATGCCTTCTGGGGCAAGTGTCTGTATAAGGTTACGGCTGCGCGATACACAAGAATAACGCTCTGGATCGCAGCTATTGGCGTTCTGTCTGTTCTCGTCGCAATCCCACTCACTTCCAGTCAGAACCTAGTCCTTGCACGCATCTTGGTGGCTGTACTAGCATCCGGGGCTGCCGTGACTCAGGTGAGCGAAATACTCTCCTGGAGGTCAGCGGAGACCAAAATCGAGATTTTGGATCGTCGTCTGGAAAAGCTCGCTACCTGCAGTGAGGATGAACTGAAGACGAGACGACTAGATGCTCTTCTTGCGGTATATGGCGATTACTGTGTGGCAACCGCTACTGCACCGCCGATTCCAGACTTCCTATATCGGCGAGAGCGTGCCCGCCTGAACGATCTATGGAAGCAGCGGATCCTGCAGTCTCCCTAAAGGCTGGCCGATGCGGAGGCGACGTCATGGCGGCTCGGCTGCTTGAGGGCCTGCGTGACAATCAGCAAGGACGATCACGGACGTCGGCGGACGTCGGTGACCTCTTCTGCCCAGCTCAACACGGTGCCCCCGGTGATCGGTACCTGTGTTCGAGTTGCCTGATAAGGAAGAGGTCCCAGGTTCAAGTCCTGGTAGCCCCACAGATTAGCAACAGCTCAGAGGCTGGATCCCGAGATCGTGGATTCGGCCTCTTGTTTGTTTGGCCGTCATTTGACCGTGAGCGCTTGCCTCGCGACCGGGCCGGGCCGTGTTCACGTCAGTTCGGCGTTCGTAAGGATGAGGGCGGTGCCGTTGGCATGGTCGGCGAGCAGCCCGTCGGCCCCTCAGCCGCCTCACCGCCCGTTCGGTGCGGGAGAGGCTCGGAGGGCGCCTGATCAGCCGATCCCCCAGAAGTGATCCCGCCAGCTGCCGCAGGGCCACTGGATCACGGGAGCGTTGTCCGCCCAGTCACCGCCCATGACGGCGAGGCATTGGCCGCTGTGCTTGTTGATGACCCAGTACTTGCCATCGGCATGCCGAACGAAGCGCCAGTGATGATCCTCGTACGTGCCGCAAGGCCACTGGATGAGCTGGATGCCACGTTCCATCGAACCGCCGGGCACAGCCAGACACTGGTTCGTGCCGTAGTTCCTGATCCGATAGAAGCTGGAGCTGAGGGGCTCGGGTTCCAGGACCCAGTAATGGTCCCACCAGGTTCCGCAGGTGAACTGCGTTATCTTCGCGCCTTGGGCCGTGGAGCCGCTGGGGATGTTCATGCATTTGTTGCTCCAGGCGTTGACGAACTTGAGTGTCACTCCATTCGGCGGGTCAGCAGCCCGCGAGGCCTTTCCCGCCGCATTTCCCGCCGCCGTTCCGGCGCTCGCCGGAGTCGCGACCACGGCCATCAACGCGAGGCCGGCCAGCAGCGTCGCAGCGATCTTCTTCATCGTCCTCCTCCTTGCGGACCTGCGAGTCCGAAGGCCATGCGCATGTCGGATCTCCATGGGATTCATGCTCACAGACCACCCTTACGCCGTACTGTCGCCGTCCTTTCGCCGAGGTGAGACGGCATGCTTGTGCACGGTCAGGGATTTCTCCAGATGGGCGGCCGGCATGATCCAGGCTGGCGGCCTTGAGATTTCCCGGCGGACGGTCATGCATTGCCGGGTGGATGAGGCGGCCATCCTGGCCGACGCCTACGGATGTGAGACGTCGACCGTTCCCGGCTCGTCGTGGTGTTCGCGCTGCGGACCCGGCGGGCGTGGTTTCTGATGAAGCAGAGAGCCGAGGAGCGGGGTGGTGGCTGGGCGAGGATATGGGATGAGGGCTTCGGCGATGAGATCAAGTGGTGCGAGCCTGGCTGGATCGGCCATGGCGCGGTCATCGAGGACGCAATCAGCATGCCGCCATGAGGGACGAGCTCTATGATCAGGTTCGTCCTGATCGTTGAGATTCGGAGAAGATGTCAATCTCATGCGCCGCGCCATGGTCCTTCTGGCTGGCGTCGCCCTCGCCGTCGGCGCGTTCGTCCTCTTCTACCGGGGCCCGGGACAACCGTTCATCCGCGGTTACGTGAGCGACGTCGGCGCCACCATGCTGGTCTACGCGTTCTTGGGGCTGCTGTGGCGCACCACCGCCGCACGCCGCTCCCTGGCTACGGCCGCGATCGCCGCCGCCGTCGAGTTCTACCAGATAGTCGGTATGACCCCGCCGGGGATCGGCGGTGTCCTGGTCGGTGCGTTCCCCGACCCATGGGACCTGGTCGCCTATGCCATCGGTGTGGTCGCAGCCCTGGCCTGGGAACGCCTCTTGGTCCGATCCGGTGATCAGACCGGCTGACTCTCTGACACCACCCCCATCGGCACGACGGCGGTACGGATGCTCCCATGGCGGCGAGGTCACCGGGTTCGTCCTGCGCGGCGGCCAGCGTCGCAAAGCAGGACCGCCGTATCGCAGGACGAGCGGCGCATCGCATCGCATCGCATCGCGTCTCTCTCGATCGCGGTCAGTCATTGTCGTGTTTCAGGAGCTCCGGTAGTAACGGCAAGAGCAAGAGATCACGTGGCCATCGAGCAGGATTTCTGATGTCCGCCTATCGGGAGCCTTCTGGCCATCCACCTGGATTCACCTGGTCCGTCGACCTGGAGTTCTAGATGGCCGCTTACGATGCTCCTGGCCTCACGGCGGCCCCGAGGGGTACCGGCCGTCGGCGTCGGCGTGGGCATGGAGTGAGGACGCGCTGGTCCAGGCGGCCCGCTGGCCGCGTGACCATCACGAGGCCGTGGCCGGCTACGTGCCCTCCCCACGGCGCGTTGGCGGCTCGGGGCACCTGGACCCCGGGAACAGTCGGCTGTGGCTGTTACTGGAGGCGTGCGGGTGGCGCGGGCGGCCTGTGGAGATCGTCCGGGAGGCGCGGGAGCGGCTGCGGGTGCGTGCGGCGGAGATACGCAGGTATGGGCGCGACCCGGACGAGCTCTACGTCAAGCTCTACGAGCGCGGTTTCGCGGGACGGCTGGATCAGGTGATCCGGGAGCTGGCGGATTCTTCCTTGTGAGGTGACGCCGCTGCCGCTGGTCCCCGACGGGCTGGGGGCTCAGGCGGGCTGGACCTGGGGCGCGTCCGCGCACAGCTCGGCGAAGCGGCGGGCGTCGACGTTGCCGCCGGAGATGATGAGGCCGATTCGGGCAGGTACGGGCTCCAGCCGCCCCGACAGCAGGGCGGCCAGCGGGGTGGCGCCGCTGGGCTCGACGACGATCTTCAGGCGTTCGAACGCGAAACGCATGGCGGCGCGGATGTCGTCGTCCGAGACGAGGGCGACGTCGTTCACCAGGTGCTTGTTGATGGAGAACGTCAGCTCGCCGGGGATGTCGGCGGCCTGGCCGTCGGCGATGGTGCGGGGGACGGGGATGGATACCCGCTCCCCCGCCGCCAGCGAGCGTTTGGTGTCGTCGCCCGCCTCCGGCTCGACGCCGATCACCTGGATGCCGGGCAGCAGGCCCTTGGCTGCCGTGGCGCTGCCGGCGATCAGTCCGCCGCCGCCGATCGGGACCAGGAGCGCGTCCAGGTCGCCGGTCTCCTCGATGAGTTCCAGGGCGGCGGTGCCCTGGCCGGCGATGACGTGCGGGTGCTCGTACGGCGGGATGAGCGCCAGGCCGCGGTCGGCGGCCAGGGCCTCGCCGATGGCGACCCGGTCGCCGGTGTAGCGGTCGTAGGTGACGATCTCGGCGCCGTAGCCGGCGGTGGCCTCCATCTTGGAACGCGGGGTGTCCTCGGGCATGAGGATGACCGCGGTGCTGCCGAGCTCGCGGGCGGCCAGGGCCACGGCCTGGGCGTGGTTGCCGGAGGAGTAGGCGGCGATGCTCCGGGCGAGTTGCTCGGGGGTGAGGCGGGAGACGGCGTTGTAGGCGCCGCGGAACTTGAAGGCGCCGATGCGCTGGAAGTTCTCGCACTTGAGGAGGACCTCGGCGCCGGCCAGGGCGTCCAGGGTGCGCGAGCGCAGGACGGGCGTGCGGTGGGCGACGCCCTTGATGCGGGTGGCGGCGTCGCGGACGTCGTCGAGGGTGACCGGAAGGGCGTTCGTCATGCTTGCTGCTCCTGGGAGGTGTCGCGGGCCTGGGAAGTATCGCGGGCCTGGGAGATGTTGCGGGCCTGGGAGGTGTCGCGGGCCTGGGAGAGGTACTGGTAGGCGGAGGCGCGGGAGATGCCGAGCCGGGCGGCCACCTGGGGGACGGCGCGGCGTACGGCGAAGACGCCGCGTTCGTCCAGGGCCCTGAACAGGCTCAGGCGTTCCGCGCGGCTCAGGTCGGCCCAGGGTCTGCCCTGGTCGAGCTGATGGGCGTCGACGACGGCGGCAACGACGGAGTCGATGTCGTCGCCGAAGGTCGTGGTCGGCGCGCCGGTGGGGGCGGCCAGCCCGGCCAGCTGCCCGATCAGCGTGTGGGCCTGGGTGACGGCGGTGATGTCCAGGTTCACGCACAGGGCGCCGAACATGGTGCCGGTGCTGTCGCGCAGCACCATGGTCGA
The nucleotide sequence above comes from Nonomuraea gerenzanensis. Encoded proteins:
- a CDS encoding helix-turn-helix transcriptional regulator codes for the protein MKREQDAIIAALTPVVDGIVATLGSFCEVVVHDFRRPENSVVAIAGTVTGRSVGGSMSEIGMGLLARGDQAEDQLNYVTRTKDGKLVKSSTMVLRDSTGTMFGALCVNLDITAVTQAHTLIGQLAGLAAPTGAPTTTFGDDIDSVVAAVVDAHQLDQGRPWADLSRAERLSLFRALDERGVFAVRRAVPQVAARLGISRASAYQYLSQARDTSQARNISQARDTSQARDTSQEQQA
- a CDS encoding pyridoxal-phosphate dependent enzyme, translated to MTNALPVTLDDVRDAATRIKGVAHRTPVLRSRTLDALAGAEVLLKCENFQRIGAFKFRGAYNAVSRLTPEQLARSIAAYSSGNHAQAVALAARELGSTAVILMPEDTPRSKMEATAGYGAEIVTYDRYTGDRVAIGEALAADRGLALIPPYEHPHVIAGQGTAALELIEETGDLDALLVPIGGGGLIAGSATAAKGLLPGIQVIGVEPEAGDDTKRSLAAGERVSIPVPRTIADGQAADIPGELTFSINKHLVNDVALVSDDDIRAAMRFAFERLKIVVEPSGATPLAALLSGRLEPVPARIGLIISGGNVDARRFAELCADAPQVQPA
- a CDS encoding RICIN domain-containing protein; translated protein: MKKIAATLLAGLALMAVVATPASAGTAAGNAAGKASRAADPPNGVTLKFVNAWSNKCMNIPSGSTAQGAKITQFTCGTWWDHYWVLEPEPLSSSFYRIRNYGTNQCLAVPGGSMERGIQLIQWPCGTYEDHHWRFVRHADGKYWVINKHSGQCLAVMGGDWADNAPVIQWPCGSWRDHFWGIG
- a CDS encoding DUF2809 domain-containing protein yields the protein MRRAMVLLAGVALAVGAFVLFYRGPGQPFIRGYVSDVGATMLVYAFLGLLWRTTAARRSLATAAIAAAVEFYQIVGMTPPGIGGVLVGAFPDPWDLVAYAIGVVAALAWERLLVRSGDQTG